DNA from Pirellulales bacterium:
GCGGATGCCGGCCAGGGCATGCTTCAAAACATCGATGGCCTTATCCATCCGCTCTTCGACGTCCAAGAGGATATCGTCGGCGTTCATGTGATCACCCAAGTAAATGATGAATGCAAAGTGATGAATGATGAACGGAACTCCTGAGCGGCCTTCGCCTGCTCATCATTTATCATCCGGCATTTTTCCTTTCTTAACGTGGTTCGGCGACTTTACTGCGGATGAGGGTTCCCACTTTTTCGCCGCTTACGGCGCGGACGATGTTGCCCGCCTTGCGGAAATTGAAAACCAGGATCGGCATGTCGTGTTCCATGCACTGCGTGATCGCCGTTGGATCCATCACGCGCAGATTCTGCTCGCGCACCGAATGGTAGCTCAGCTCACTATACAAAACCGCGTGCGGGTTTTTCTCGGGGTCGTCCGAGTACACGCCGTCGACGCGGGTCGCCTTGAGCAGGATATCGGCGTCCAGTTCCAGGGCCCGCTGTGCCGCGGCCGTGTCCGTCGTTACGAACGGGCTGCCGGTGCCGCAGGCCAGGATCACGATGCGTCCTTTTTCCAGGTGCCGCGTCGCGCGGCGGCGGATATATGGCTCGGCTACGCCAT
Protein-coding regions in this window:
- the pyrH gene encoding UMP kinase, encoding MADVTGNYKRVVLKLSGESFTHAGERGISMDAVVHVAEQTAQAAQRGVQIAIVIGGGNILRGAQFASASARIQEATSHYMGMLATVINGLALQDALESVGCATRLSSAIRMDGVAEPYIRRRATRHLEKGRIVILACGTGSPFVTTDTAAAQRALELDADILLKATRVDGVYSDDPEKNPHAVLYSELSYHSVREQNLRVMDPTAITQCMEHDMPILVFNFRKAGNIVRAVSGEKVGTLIRSKVAEPR